Proteins found in one Stigmatopora nigra isolate UIUO_SnigA chromosome 15, RoL_Snig_1.1, whole genome shotgun sequence genomic segment:
- the gpatch8 gene encoding G patch domain-containing protein 8 isoform X3: MGMGRMEMEMDYAEDATEKRRVLEVEKEETDELRQKYKDQIEKEKAIAKALEDLRANFYCELCDKQYTKHQEFDNHINSYDHAHKQRLKDLKQREFARNVSSRSRKGGKKQEKMLKRLHELAEQRKQQDSTPGSGPMFKTTTVVVAGEKAEDGDIFAHKSPPVPEKPLEVCVVKKTEKPAPAPKPTPSFKFSLGKKKNCSSPTASAASKVSVSFSFAKKAPVKLETVAALFTDPGEDVTEEENGEEGEKMVVEQDEVSAGDADSPKAVRVSDGGESSGGGGTEEAPPANDGSSLASTLNKLKMMMTAKKEEGNLGQEPQYYHYMPPAHCRVKPHFQFLLFMKASEHDDSKDEEDDDEGQEEEKLEDASPETKSTTAECDNGEDDTGADATPEAPKSPPPSKVQEEEDDEVARAGKTTPDLPVTPATKEEDSPPPPVAETLAPDSGPKIPVGPFFPVLSKDDSTSLQWPSELLEFTKAHPSLSYSCNPLYFDFKLSRNKGPRAAKATKTPKPSERPDKEKQKEPTLTKSEPLPKTRMDGDRPAVKAQRAQLEADGREAAVATEVAVETETTLTSGGSKKKKKKKKHKKSAKRSKRKAKDEDAAPTEAGEGETEPSQETPKKKKKHKKKKSKNKEAAVAVEKKEEKEKGKEKEKEEEKEKEKEKEKEKEKEKEKEKEKEKEKEKEKEREKQKEKKEKPKVKCADKPPDPSSEQAPAEGVPQSGKRKRLPKDPPSKEEGGAGKSSDKALASEDHGNNKRLKTDPAPAQSASCSTWAQKSPGPGRPPSSESEEEGASASQRSRRRKSSPREERRRRSEESGRSRSRSSRRGGGGGGSGRRRSRRGKTSQSRSYSSSSERSSEGSSAYSRRSRSYSDSYSDYSTGGRRRGRSKRSSDSDYERRGGRGRRRSGRRRYSSSSSDDSRSRSRSYGRRKRHRRRRSSSGSSSDWSRSTSARSGRSWRRSYSRSRSSASRSSSSAPAGSPRRRNARGGGGDALRGVYRSQSPRVAPRPLNRSATGSQTPRVGGTRDAGEYKNSLTARQLLEKIQSKKNSDDLVAGTKSGLKIKDPPQGYFGPKLPPSGKSMLPLFGKLQTGKKAPAIPPSRTDEGDKSGVGKSAEADGEVILVEPIREFPPPPPPPPPPPPAHKVEVSEMAQEETSAEAQVLQEAHPMYEQDPSMLIAQYHGEQEPAMETLLPDMQQQQPPMHGYPAYASSGLEEEVLEAEEDGLAPLESQPITFTPEEMEKYSKLQQAAQQHIQQQLLAKQVKSFPSAAAAAVAAAAAAAANMAPAPPQPTLQQIHIQQPATSASGTSIATVQHAILQHHAAAAMGIHPGHPAHPAHAQLAQVHHIPQHHLTPISLSPLGHSLGHSLGHSLGHSLGHSLGHAGLIPAHHTAFLSGQPIHIIPASALHHTPLALHHVPHAALYPTLFAPRPSQAAAAAAALQLHPLLHPIFSGQDLQHPPNHGS, encoded by the exons ATGGGGATGGGACGGATGGAGAtggag ATGGATTATGCAGAGGATGCAACTGAGAAAAGAAGAGTGCTTGAAGTGGAAAAAGAGGAGACGGATGAACTGCGGCAGAAATACAAG GATCAAAtcgaaaaagaaaaagcaatcgCCAAAGCCCTGGAAGACCTGAGGGCCAATTTTTACTGTGAGCTCTGCGACAAGCAGTACACCAAACACCAGGAATTTGACAACCACATCAACTCCTATGACCACGCTCACAAACAG AGGCTGAAGGACCTCAAGCAGCGGGAGTTTGCCCGAAATGTGTCGTCACGTTCCCGCAAAGGTGggaaaaagcaggaaaaaatgCTGAAGCGTCTGCATGAGCTGGCTGAGCAGAGGAAACAGCAGGACAG CACTCCGGGGAGTGGGCCCATGTTCAAAACCACCACCGTGGTCGTAGCTGGCGAGAAGGCGGAAGATGGAGACATTTTTGCCCACAAAAGCCCACCTGTGCCAGAGAAACCCTTGGAGGTCTGCgttgtaaaaaaaacggaaaaaccAGCTCCAGCTCCCAAGCCCACGCCGTCGTTTAAATTCTCCCTGGGCAAGAAGAAGAACTGCTCTTCTCCCACTGCTAGTGCGGCCTCCAAAGTCAGCGTCTCCTTCTCCTTCGCCAAAAAGGCCCCGGTCAAGCTGGAGACGGTGGCGGCGCTCTTCACCGATCCCGGCGAGGATGTGACGGAAGAAGAAAATGGCGAGGAGGGTGAAAAGATGGTGGTGGAGCAGGACGAGGTATCCGCAGGCGACGCCGACAGTCCTAAAGCAGTGCGAGTAAGTGACGGAGGAGAATCCAGCGGCGGGGGCGGGACCGAAGAGGCTCCGCCGGCCAATGACGGAAGCTCGCTGGCTTCCACCctaaacaaattgaaaatgaTGATGACCGCAAAGAAGGAGGAGGGCAATTTGGGACAGGAGCCTCAGTACTACCACTACATGCCCCCCGCGCACTGTCGGGTGAAGCCCCATTTCCAGTTTCTGCTCTTCATGAAGGCCTCGGAACACGACGACAGCAAAGAcgaggaagacgacgacgaaGGGCAGGAGGAGGAGAAGCTGGAGGACGCTTCTCCGGAGACAAAGTCCACCACTGCCGAATGCGACAATGGAGAAGACGACACCGGCGCTGATGCCACACCCGAAGCTCCAAAGAGCCCTCCGCCCTCCAAAGTgcaggaagaggaagatgacgAGGTTGCACGGGCGGGGAAGACGACTCCCGATCTTCCCGTGACGCCCGCAACCAAAGAAGAAGACTCGCCGCCACCGCCGGTGGCGGAGACATTGGCGCCCGACTCGGGTCCCAAGATCCCCGTGGGTCCGTTCTTCCCCGTGCTGAGTAAAGACGACAGCACCTCCCTGCAGTGGCCCTCTGAGCTCCTGGAGTTCACCAAAGCGCACCCCTCCTTGTCTTACAGCTGCAATCCTCTATACTTTGACTTCAAGCTGTCTCGCAACAAAGGCCCGCGCGCCGCAAAGGCCACCAAGACCCCCAAGCCCAGCGAGCGGCCCGACAAAGAAAAGCAGAAAGAGCCCACGCTTACCAAATCGGAACCGCTCCCTAAAACGCGGATGGACGGCGACCGGCCCGCCGTGAAGGCCCAACGTGCCCAGTTGGAAGCAGACGGTCGAGAGGCGGCGGTTGCCACTGAGGTGGCGGTGGAGACGGAGACGACGTTGACGAGTGGCGgctccaagaagaagaagaaaaagaagaagcacaAGAAGTCAGCAAAGCGTTCCAAGCGCAAGGCCAAAGATGAGGACGCAGCGCCGACGGAAGCCGGTGAGGGGGAGACGGAGCCCTCTCAAGAGAcacccaagaagaagaaaaagcacaaaaaaaagaagagcaaaAACAAAGAGGCGGCGGTGGCCGTGGAGaaaaaggaggagaaggagaagggaaaggagaaggaaaaggaggaggagaaggaaaaagaaaaggagaaggaaaaggagaaggaaaaagaaaaggagaaggagaaagagaaggaaaaggagaaagaaaaggaaaaggagAGGGAGAAacagaaggagaagaaggagaaacCCAAAGTCAAATGCGCTGATAAGCCGCCAGATCCTTCCTCAGAGCAGGCACCAGCGGAAGGAGTTCCACAAAGCGGCAAGAGGAAGCGCCTTCCCAAGGATCCTCCCAGCAAGGAGGAAGGCGGTGCCGGAAAGAGCTCCGACAAAGCTCTCGCCTCTGAAGACCACGGCAACAACAAGCGGCTGAAGACGGACCCCGCTCCCGCCCAGAGCGCCTCTTGTTCCACCTGGGCCCAGAAGAGCCCCGGCCCGGGAAGACCCCCCAGCAGCGAGAGCGAAGAGGAAGGCGCTTCCGCCTCTCAGCGTTCACGCCGCCGCAAGTCCAGTCCTCGGGAAGAGAGGCGCCGCCGCAGCGAGGAGTCCGGGCGCTCCCGCAGTCGCTCCTCCAGgcgtggtggtggcggcggcggtagcGGCCGGCGCCGGAGCCGGCGCGGCAAGACCTCCCAGAGTCGCTCGTACTCCAGCAGCTCGGAGCGCTCCTCGGAGGGCAGCAGCGCCTACAGCCGGCGCAGCCGCAGCTACTCGGACAGCTACAGCGACTACAGCACGGGAGGGCGCCGGCGAGGCCGCTCCAAACGCTCCTCGGACTCAGACTACGAGAGGCGGGGCGGCCGAGGCCGTCGACGATCCGGACGGCGCCGCtactcctcgtcctcctccgaCGATTCGCGCTCCCGCTCTCGGAGCTATGGACGGCGAAAAAGACACCGGCGGCGGCGCAGCTCTTCCGGGAGCTCCAGCGACTGGAGCCGCAGCACCAGCGCCAGGAGCGGAAGATCATGGAGGCGCAGTTACAGCCGGAGCCGCAGCTCGGCTAGCCGCTCGTCCAGCTCCGCCCCCGCCGGTTCGCCACGTCGCCGGAACGCCCGTGGTGGCGGTGGCGACGCGCTCCGCGGAGTCTATCGCTCCCAGTCTCCACGAGTGGCTCCGCGTCCACTCAACCGCTCCGCCACCGGCTCGCAGACTCCACGGGTAGGCGGCACCCGCGATGCGGGCGAGTACAAAAACTCCCTGACGGCGCGCCAGCTCCTGGAGAAGATTCAGTCCAAGAAGAACTCGGACGACCTGGTCGCCGGAACCAAATCCGGTCTGAAGATCAAAGATCCGCCGCAGGGATACTTTGGCCCCAAACTCCCCCCTTCCGGCAAAAGCATGCTGCCCCTCTTCGGAAAACTCCAAACCGGAAAGAAAGCGCCCGCCATACCCCCGAGCCGGACAGATGAAGGCGATAAATCCGGAGTGGGAAAGAGTGCCGAGGCCGACGGAGAGGTTATCCTGGTGGAGCCCATCAGGGAGTTTCCTCCTCCCCCACcacctcctccgcctcctccgccgGCGCACAAAGTCGAAGTCAGCGAGATGGCGCAGGAAGAGACGAGCGCCGAGGCGCAGGTCCTGCAAGAAGCCCACCCGATGTACGAGCAGGACCCCTCGATGTTAATAGCTCAGTACCATGGGGAACAGGAGCCCGCAATGGAGACCCTGCTTCCCGacatgcagcagcagcagcccccCATGCACGGCTATCCCGCGTACGCCTCGAGCGGCCTGGAGGAGGAGGTCCTGGAGGCAGAGGAGGACGGCCTGGCCCCGTTGGAGAGTCAGCCCATCACGTTCACGCCCGAGGAGATGGAGAAGTACAGCAAACTGCAGCAGGCGGCACAGCAGCACATCCAGCAGCAGCTGCTGGCCAAGCAGGTCAAGAGCTTCCCGTCGGCTGCCGCGGCCGCAGTGGCTGCCGCGGCGGCTGCCGCTGCCAATATGGCGCCGGCCCCGCCCCAGCCCACCCTGCAGCAGATCCACATCCAGCAGCCTGCGACCTCGGCGTCGGGTACCTCCATCGCCACCGTGCAGCACGCCATCTTGCAGcaccacgccgccgccgccatgggCATCCACCCGGGTCACCCGGCCCACCCGGCCCACGCCCAGCTGGCCCAGGTGCACCACATCCCTCAGCACCACCTGACCCCCATTTCCCTATCTCCACTGGGACACTCGCTGGGACACTCACTTGGGCACTCGCTGGGGCACTCACTGGGTCACTCGCTGGGGCACGCGGGTTTGATTCCCGCCCACCACACGGCCTTCCTCTCCGGGCAGCCCATCCACATTATCCCGGCCTCGGCGCTCCACCACACGCCGCTGGCGCTCCACCACGTGCCCCACGCCGCCCTCTACCCCACTCTGTTTGCGCCCAGACCCTCGCAGGCGGCAGCCGCCGCCGCGGCCCTCCAACTCCACCCGCTCCTCCACCCTATCTTCTCAGGGCAggacctccagcacccccctaacCACGGTTCCTAA